Genomic segment of Engystomops pustulosus chromosome 8, aEngPut4.maternal, whole genome shotgun sequence:
TCTCTAGAATAGGTCAGTACTTTGTTGCTGCTGCTTGGCCTCCAGGTCATCAATGCCTATTAATTTTGAGACGCCCAtctttaatgtatgtaaaatgtGACTTTGTCTTCCAGCTCTCTTCAGTGTGTCTGATAAGACTGGACTCGTGGAGTTTGCCCAACGGTTGAGTGCTCTTGGTCTTTCCTTGGTGGCCTCTGGAGGAACTGCAAAATGTCTTCGTGATGCAGGTCTTGCTGTCAGGTACTGATATGACCTATAGACAAATTTATAATCTTAGATCAATGCTgacatataatgtacagtgaataCCATGAAACTTGAGCGctattaaagtggttgtctaagactgtaaaaaagaaaaatgaggtggttgcttaaaaaaaataaacgtttaCTTTCCTCCCGGCACCCTCCCAGCGTCCTGCAGTGCCATCTCTCCGGCCCGGCCCCTCAGCTTCCGGGTGGATGTCCCTATCCCCAGTGCTGTGTATGCAGGACAAGTGATCGTTGAAGTGGAGTACAGTGCGGCTTCCGTGCCCTGTTTGTTTACTTGGGGAATGGACCAGAGAGATGGCAGCGCTGGGAGAAGTTAACGTtgaatgatttttatttttaagtgggCCCCCTCCTGgccatcagggtttttttttcctgtttgtcTATGACAACCCCTTCAAACCCTGCTTGCTGCCACAGTCCCAAATATTTACTTCTGTGTACTGTTGTTGCTTTAGAGATGTGTCTGAACTTACTGGCTTTCCTGAGATGCTGGGGGGACGTGTGAAAACCCTTCATCCTGCAGTACATGGAGGTGAGATTTATAAGTTGACAACGATATAATTTTCCCCCAAAACCTCTTTAAGCAATatttgtaaagggttaacaatgtATTCCGCCCTGGGATGGCGCTTATCTGCTATTATGTGTTTTGACTTTTATGTAGCAAGAATGCACAGTCTTGCTTGTCCCACACTTTGTAGTGTGACTTTACTCCTATGGACCACACATTCAGTTTGTTTTCCAGCAGTCTCTTTTGGTCTACACAGGGAGGTACGCAGACTTGTTTAGAATTTGGGGAGGAAATGAATACAAAACAAGAGCTTCATCTTAAACTCTATAAAACTAAAGATTTTATAATGTTAAGTGTTCAGGTTCATGACTGTACAATTATAATATAATGGATAGTTGAAAAGTCTGGGAGGGCTGTCAGGATATAGATTCTTCTTTCTATAAAGAATGttaaaagggcttatttttgtaaatttgagtgcaaaaaataaaaaattagacttCAGGAGAAATGTGGTATGCACAGACAAGATATTTGCTTGTAATTCACACCCAATGCATCATATCGGTGTAGTGTATTGCGACTACATAGGCTCGGGGTAGGAACACCCTGTGCCAGTGCACCTCAGTTTCCCTCCTTCCCCATCATACCCACGTTGCGTAAAGGGGGAAAAATTGGTGTTGCAATTTTATTTTGgggcttgtacgccagaaaactgacttgcaagccctgataaattgccCCCAAAAAATCTATAGCTTCTTTACAGAAAAGAAATTGGAGAGTAACCAGATAGAAGCTGCTGCTTTTTAATAAAGGGGAAGGCCATGTGAAGCTGATGAAGTCTCTTGCAAAAACTAGGGGTGAGAGCTTCTCTCCATCAGCGCCTCCATCCCAGCCTACGATACTGCAGAACTTTCTATGTCTCTGCTTCTGTGGCTGCATCGGGAAGTAGGGACTCTCCTTACGGAGAAGAGATCTTAATCCCTTACTGGGTGTGACTCAATACTACTTCACAATTTGCTGTCGGTGTATGGAGAGGTCTCATGGGCTCAGCCTTCTCATATAAAGACTGAGGCTCTCGTTTTAACACGttctttacaatgtgcaatttgcacattgtaataaatgtggtaaatccccgtatactgccatactgtagtatagctgTTGATGctaggatcagtcagacaacctagggttaaagtgccctagggggtctaaaaaaaaaaaatagaaaaagagattaaaatcacccccccccttttcctacaactaatataaacagtaaaaatcaaacttaTTGGGTATCGCTGTGTCCTAAAAAATCTgatcttttaaaatataataatggttataaccccattatggaaagtgttgcccaaagttgaaaatgctactttgaaaaaatataaaaaattctgtaaaaagttatcaaaacgccatatagtccttaaaatggtagtattgaaaacgtcatcaagctgcaacaaaggtttttatttttgtaaattgtatgaaacctatataaatttgctatccctgtgatcataccggcccaaagaataaagtagacatgtcatttggggggcaCAGTCTTGGgtctaaaatccaagcccacaagaaaatggcgtaaatgcattttttttttttttcacgcttcccagtgcacagcatggaatatttaatgcaatcactatgaagtgtctTCTTGCGCAGAAAACAAGGccacacacagctctttacatgacaAAAAAAGATTGtggacttttgaaggtgggggagtGAAACTTAAAAAAGTTAAGggattaaggccgccttgtaggcttGTGGAGAATTAAAGCCATTGATTCTCCActatggaattctgggaaaagtttttcaggatgagataaggaaaacattgcctctttaactaccttgtaaggcagccttcGTAGTATCAAGCGTGACTTTCTGGAACTCTAATGACATGAtttaggattaaaaccaaaccagtatatcctgGGCTGCATCCCTGACTCCGTCACACTTTGCAGCTCTCTCCTCGTAGACCCTTCTCTTGTATGGGGTTTTCTAACCAGCAGGGAATGTTGTGTGTTCCTCATAACATTGAGGAACAGAATGTTTTTACAATTGTACTCAACTAGTAAACACTATAAACTTCATGTGACTATTTTGCTGCTCCTGCACTCTCCACATGTCTGCATATACTTTTATGAGATCTATGTGGTGACCCGCCTTGGCATCCCTGTGGTGCGCAGTGGATATGCTTTTGAAGATCTCATTGGAACCCTTTTTTGAGTTTCCTTGAGAAAACAAGTTATTATAAGAAAtttggcagtatatagtacattcaTTTTTGGGGGTGGTCAGTAggatttttgacaaaaaaaaagtagTGACTTGacacaatatgggcattgttttctttgttttgaaAGAGAGGATATTAGATGTAACAAAATATTAAATGATGAGCAATAATTCCTTAATCAAGATGTTCTCTTGTCAGGTATCCTGGCGAGAAGCACCACTGAAGACCAGGGAGACCTTACAAGATTGGGATTCAGCTATGTCAGGTATGTTAGTCTGTCATGCAAATTTACCCACCCAAATTAAAGACTTCATTTAAAAATTGATTCTAAAGCATTGCCCCATTATAAATCGTGCTTGCATTGCTCtgtctccttgttcctgattgacctGTATCTTCTAAGACAGactttgttttttattattccccccccccccccccactttatgtcatgtgaccaggatgatgtcattttagatcctgttacatttgcaatgtctaccccaccCCCATGTATGTAATGCAGGACCTTAGATAATGTCATCCTGGTCCCATGACTTTaaatgcccaatgatgtaacagagctattTCAATGTTCCATATAGCAGAATATCCTAGCACTTAGAACTGTCAATCATTCATGGAGGGAAGTAAAacttttaatatgcaggactcgcATAGTGTGAATGACTGGCATAAGGTGATTTGCTTATACATTTAGAAACTTGCATGGCTGCAATATCACAAAAATCtatgaaccatttagggatatgggcaatgctttttaatccgtTTTtcatgaagtctttattttgggtgggttaatttgcatgaatggttctctttaaggctccACAGTTGGGATTTTATCTTTAGTTACATCTTCATTACACTATGATGGGATATAGTAgtgtgtggtgttttttttttttttttttatacacagggTGGTTGTTTGCAACTTATATCCTTTTGTGAAGACTGTATCGGCACCCGGAGTGGCTGTGGAGGACGCCGTGGAGCAGATTGATATTGGTAAGTGGCTCAGCAAATCCCCATGTTAACATGAACTGTGAGGCCACAATGACCTTGAAACTTTCTCACACTTTCTAATCAGAACCCAATGAAAACAAACCATATTTTCATTGATGTCCTTGAAGGAGAACATTATTTTAGCAATGTCAGCAAACTCAGTTTTAATCAGTTTTGGGTTTTCCCAGAACCCATTTCAGCCTattgacacatacagattgggtatgtttggggtttttttttctcttcctggaTTCAGTGATTTGAAAAGAATGAGTCAGTAAAAAAATCACTGAACCCTGGAAGAGCACAAATCTGAATGTGTCCAtgagccaaaatgggttcagtgaaaactgatgtggaaaaaaaaaaaaaactggcaatgTGAACCCGTCCTAAATGCGTACATGTGGTCACTGCCCCATAGGCCTGTATGgggacaatgagcagagcaggtttgTGTGGCCAATTCGCAGCCATTCCCTGTATGCAGTTGTGTGCTTTAGTGGCCTAAGTGTACGCGCCTCTTTGTAATGTGCTTTAATCGgttgctgtactgaagagatccagCCCCTTCAGTCACTACAGCTGCCAAAAGATGTGCATTCAATGTTTGGCTTCTACAGACAAAATCCTGTAAATGAGGGTGCTGGTTCTCGGTACAGCAGCGTGAATCCTGCCTGTTTAATGATGTGCCAGCTCTTGGAACATAAAGTCGATACATCCTTAAATATCGATGGAATTACAGCTTCTGTGTACTAGGGACATGATTGGTTTACAGCATTGGGGAACACATTGCTGTTAGGTTATTCTGAGGTATCATAAAGTATTTCTAGTTCCTTCTAGAACATATAGATGCATGTATGTTTTAGTTGGGCTTTTGTGAATGGAGGACACAGCAGATAAATACTAATGCCTGGATGTAATATGGAAACCAGTCATGAATGTAATTGGTAACTATGTACCAAAGGACATGGACATATATCAAATCTATTTACAAGGCTTAtatgccttttttgtaaatataatTGATAACTATACACATCTGCTCCTCTTCTCGTTGCATACTCAGGTGGTGTAACATTACTACGTGCAGCTGCCAAAAACCATGCACGTGCCACTGTCCTGTGTGATCCCAGCGATTACAACATCATTGCCGATGAAATGGAAAAATCTGAACAGAAGGACACGACCTTAGAAAGACGCTGCCAACTGGCACTCAAGGTAAAGTCGTGATGGAGCCAGAATTGTCTTCTGTATTCTATGATCTCCTCCTGTTATAATGTCTTCTCCTCTTTACAGGCTTTTACTCTCACAGCGCAGTATGATGAGGCCATCTCTGATTACTTCCGTAAGCAGTATAGTAAGGGTGTATCCCAGCTTCCACTGCGCTACGGAATCAATCCTCACCAGGTTCCTGCACAGATCTTCACGCGAGGACCACGGCTTCCATTGACCGGTGAGAGACTATTGGCCAGAAGAAATGCTTTGTTCTCATATTTCTTTTGCCCAGTCATTTCCCTAATGTGTATCATAATCACATATCGTGCTAAAACCTTTATTTGGTCATGTTGGCTTCTTTCAATGTTGCCTACCATGGTGTGCCTTGTGGATATTGCTTAGGAAATGCCCCACCACACACACTTCACCTAAGGAGCAATGTTGGTGTTATTGCTCCACATACCATGCAGGATTAGAGCACCTGGTCACTTTAGTACATTGTGTGTAGATGGGTGATGCATCTTTACTACCCATTCAACATCTATACcacctataacagtggtggtgaacctatggcatgggtgccagaaatggcactctgagccctcagTGGGCACTCGGGCTGTTGCCCCCGCAcaaaattcaccagacaggacttaagggatcctcctgcaggtccAGATAGCCCAGGGCGTGACACACTCaacgttattttaaagtgaagcatcTGTGTCTAccagagactgcaggaagagaaggtgtggacatgggTGGATTATGAGTTGTAAAGGGaactccaatggcaatctgaattttctctccttctgtcaactatattggtgtcctcgggaccGTTGATCtgtagcacggagcaagaagattttaataagttactgctagaactgctgtgttggcacttttcaaTTAATAAGTGGGTCTGGGTTGCAGTCTggacactcgatctctaaaaggtttgccatcactgacctataactTTCCTTATTTTTGAGTTAAGATGTTACGCCAAAAATTTTGGCTGCCAAAGTGTCAGtttagatcccccccccccaaccgccCTTTTTTTTCTTGGTAGTAGATCTGACCAGtatgttgcgattatttcagtgtactgtctcttccctctGCAGTGCTCAATGGATCTCCAGGGTTTATCAATCTCTGCGATGCTCTGAATGGTTGGCAGCTGGTGAGAGAACTGAAAAATGCTCTAGGCCTCCCCGCCGCCACCTCCTTTAAACATGTGAGCCCTGCAGGTAATGTAATCGGTCCTAGGCATTACATAAAACACATACAGAATTCCTCTCAATTCTACAATGATTACACTTTATACACTGATAGAAATATGCAACATCTACATTTAGTTTGTAATGTTACTTTTTACCACCAGGTGCTGCTGTTGGAGTTCCATTGACAGAAGATGAGGCCAAGGTGTGCATGGTACATGACCTCTATGCCACACTTACTCCCTTGGCAACTGCCTATGCAAGAGCCAGAGGTCAGCCTTAAAATTTAAtgctttgcatgttttttttttcttagtttttcaTTACTGTGTAATATAGAGATGGATATATCTTGAATAAGCTGagcattttagcacaaaaaaacacTTGCATACTCTTCCTTCGCGTGTAAGAGCCGGCAGAGACTCGTCCATACGTATTCCCGTTCTGATGCAAAGGAGCACTATGAACACAGAGGGCTGCAGTGGGCGGCTGGCTGCATCGGGCATTTCCCACCCTGAGCTTGTACTCTTGTCAATAAATTTTCCAGTTATTTGTGGAAAATTTAGTGGCCTcttcttatactcgggtcgatgtactcaagtatatacacagTAATAAATTACCCAAAACTTAAGCTTAA
This window contains:
- the ATIC gene encoding bifunctional purine biosynthesis protein ATIC; the protein is MAELALFSVSDKTGLVEFAQRLSALGLSLVASGGTAKCLRDAGLAVRDVSELTGFPEMLGGRVKTLHPAVHGGILARSTTEDQGDLTRLGFSYVRVVVCNLYPFVKTVSAPGVAVEDAVEQIDIGGVTLLRAAAKNHARATVLCDPSDYNIIADEMEKSEQKDTTLERRCQLALKAFTLTAQYDEAISDYFRKQYSKGVSQLPLRYGINPHQVPAQIFTRGPRLPLTVLNGSPGFINLCDALNGWQLVRELKNALGLPAATSFKHVSPAGAAVGVPLTEDEAKVCMVHDLYATLTPLATAYARARGSDRMSSFGDFISISDVCDVPTAKIISREVSDGIIAPGYDEEALKILSKKKNGGYCVLQVDPTYEPDSSEIRTIFGLQLEQRRNDGVVDGSLFSNVVTTKKELPESAIRDLIVATIALKYTQSNSVCYAKDGQVVGMGAGQQSRIHCTRLAGDKADNWWLRHHPRVLGMKFKAGVKRADISNAIDQYVSGTLEQEELEQWKSLYEQPPELLTPEDKKQWISTLTGVSLSSDAFFPFRDNVERAKKSGVQFIAAPSGSAADKLIIEACDELGIVLVHTNLRLFHH